In the Sebastes fasciatus isolate fSebFas1 chromosome 20, fSebFas1.pri, whole genome shotgun sequence genome, one interval contains:
- the LOC141758738 gene encoding uncharacterized protein LOC141758738 yields the protein MPVSGCTMLAAVLPLLNAALGFRLCPSYCLCYESSGLVDCRSRGLDHVPNSVPHGIWLLDLSGNKLTEVHSRSFVGLWSLKILLMSNNSIQTLQPQCLSALQFLERLDLSFNRLRRLPEDFSQSLSSLQELQLNHNLLQNLDSTSLGDFENLKKLDLSYNRIRALDVRAFGGLSQLSLLNLEGNSLNVLKDGVLSRLQSLEVLLLSHNNISLIETDALAPLRGLTLLGLQGNRLQHIRFKTFLKLQSTSTTTHLQMSFNRWTCDCELQRVFGKIRHVRYLHVDDYNDIVCHAPARQAGSLLASLDSQLCIVETASVLAITITVLLAVFGALVKAEHNRKKNIQTASDTESESAQRQEK from the exons ATGCCCGTCAGTGGATGCACGATGCTCGCTGCTGTGCTGCCTCTTCTCAACGCGGCGCTGGGCTTCAGGCTGTGTCCCAGCTACTGCTTGTGCTACGAATCCTCTGGCCTTGTGGACTGCCGGTCTCGGGGTCTGGACCACGTCCCTAACAGTGTCCCCCACGGCATTTGGCTGCTGGACTTGAGTGGGAATAAGCTGACTGAGGTGCACAGCAGATCCTTCGTGGGACTGTGGTCCCTTAAGATCCTCCTGATGTCCAACAACAGCATCCAAACTCTGCAACCACAG TGTCTGTCAGCACTACAGTTTCTGGAGAGGTTGGACTTGAGTTTTAACCGGCTGCGTCGGCTCCCTGAGGACTTCTCTCAGAGTCTgtcctccctccaggagctccAACTGAACCACAACCTGCTGCAGAACCTGGACTCCACTTCACTGGGTGATTTTGAAAACCTGAAGAAACTGGATCTCAGTTACAACCGCATCCGGGCGTTGGATGTCAGGGCTTTCGGAGGCCTGTCTCAACTGAGCCTCCTCAACCTGGAAGGAAACAGTCTGAACGTGCTTAAAGACGGCGTGTTGAGCCGGCTGCAAAGCCTGGAGGTGCTGCTGCTCAGCCACAACAACATCTCACTGATCGAGACCGACGCTCTGGCTCCGTTGCGGGGTTTGACTCTGCTGGGTCTTCAGGGAAACCGTCTGCAGCACATCAGATTCAAGACCTTCCTGAAGCTCCAgtccaccagcaccaccacccaCCTTCAGATGTCCTTCAACCGCTGGACCTGTGACTGCGAGCTGCAGCGCGTCTTCGGCAAGATCCGTCACGTTCGATATCTGCATGTGGACGACTACAATGACATCGTCTGCCATGCTCCCGCTCGGCAAGCCGGAAGTCTCCTGGCATCGCTGGACAGTCAGCTGTGTATCGTTGAGACGGCATCGGTGCTCGCCATCACCATCACCGTGTTGCTGGCTGTGTTTGGTGCGCTGGTCAAAGCAGAGCACAACCGCAAGAAGAACATACAAACTGCAAGTGATACAGAGTCAGAGTCAGCACAGAGACAAGAAAAATGA
- the tmem101 gene encoding transmembrane protein 101: MAAPSRKQTLRFLSQLGAFILTRFGFWNCFSMLMLFAERADSKRKPDIHVPYLYVDMGAAVLCASFMSFGVKRRWFAMGAAIQLAVSTYASYVGEQVYYGDWLKVRMYSRALAIIGGFLVLASGAGEVYRQKPRSRSLQSTGQVFLGVYLICMVYSLQHSKEDRQAYLNHIVGGEITLMLLEVLFGVLALAFLSGCYIRLAAQVLATILPIVVLLIDGNLGYWHHTRKVEFWNQMKLIGHNVGIFGAVLILATDG; the protein is encoded by the exons ATGGCAGCTCCGAGTAGGAAGCAGACTTTACGGTTCCTCAGCCAGTTAGGAGCGTTTATCCTGACCCGGTTCGGCTTCTGGAACTGCTTCAGCATGTTGATGCTGTTTGCTGAACGAGCGGACTCAAAAAG GAAGCCAGACATCCATGTACCGTACCTGTACGTGGACATGGGGGCTGCCGTGCTCTGCGCCAGCTTCATGTCATTTGGGGTGAAGAGGAGGTGGTTTGCGATGGGAGCAGCCATTCAACTGGCCGTCAGCACTTACGCGTCATATGTTGGAGAACAGGTGTACTACGGGGACTGGCTTAAG GTACGCATGTATTCCAGAGCGCTGGCCATTATTGGAGGCTTTCTGGTTCTTGCCAGCGGGGCGGGGGAGGTGTACAGACAGAAACCTCGCAGCAGATCCCTGCAGTCTACTGGACAAGTTTTCCTGGGAGTCTACCTCATCTGCATG GTGTACTCCCTCCAGCACAGCAAAGAGGACCGGCAGGCCTATCTGAACCACATTGTGGGAGGAGAGATCACTCTGATGCTGCTAGAGGTGCTGTTTGGGGTGCTGGCTCTGGCCTTCCTCTCTGGCTGCTACATCCGCCTGGCTGCACAGGTCCTGGCCACCATCCTCCCCATAGTGGTCCTGCTTATTGACGGCAACCTGGGCTACTGGCACCACACTCGCAAGGTGGAGTTCTGGAACCAGATGAAGCTGATTGGACATAACGTGGGCATCTTCGGCGCTGTGCTGATCCTGGCGACTGACGGTTGA
- the gngt2b gene encoding guanine nucleotide-binding protein G(I)/G(S)/G(O) subunit gamma-T2b, with product MARDMSDKEILKMELEQLKKEVSTARTPLAANCTETVSFVEELFPNDPLIKGVPDEKNPYKGDKGGCVVT from the exons ATGGCTCGGGATATGTCAGATAAGGAAATCCTGAAAATGGAACTGGAACAGTTGAAGAAGGAAGTTAGCACAGCTAGGACACCA CTGGCTGCAAACTGTACAGAGACGGTTTCTTTTGTTGAGGAGCTGTTTCCAAATGATCCGCTGATTAAAGGCGTTCCAGATGAGAAGAACCCCTACAAGGGAGACAAGGGAGGCTGCGTAGTAACATAG